One region of Chryseobacterium sp. C-71 genomic DNA includes:
- the coaE gene encoding dephospho-CoA kinase (Dephospho-CoA kinase (CoaE) performs the final step in coenzyme A biosynthesis.), translating to MEELLAETQKAEPDSASKIIGLTGGIGSGKTTVAQYIEDCGFPVYYSDDRAKTIVNDNEGVKNKIKELLGTDSYDENGIYNRKYVAGKVFNDEELLLQLNGIIHPAVRLDFEEWVRKQTKYLVFKETALLFELKLNLQCYKSLLVTAEDNIRLKRVMDRDSKTYREVETVMNNQMPEKDKIKLADYVIYNNTNLDDLKEQTERIIFEIE from the coding sequence ATGGAAGAATTACTTGCAGAAACTCAAAAAGCAGAGCCTGATTCTGCCTCGAAAATAATAGGTCTTACTGGTGGAATCGGCTCCGGTAAAACAACGGTTGCTCAGTACATCGAAGACTGTGGTTTTCCGGTTTATTATTCTGATGACAGAGCTAAGACCATTGTAAATGACAATGAAGGTGTAAAGAATAAAATCAAAGAACTTCTAGGCACAGATTCTTATGATGAAAATGGCATTTACAATAGGAAATACGTAGCCGGTAAAGTTTTTAATGATGAAGAGTTGTTACTTCAGTTGAATGGAATTATTCATCCCGCAGTACGTTTAGATTTTGAAGAATGGGTACGCAAACAGACCAAATATCTGGTTTTTAAAGAAACCGCATTGTTGTTTGAATTAAAGCTTAATCTTCAATGTTATAAATCACTATTGGTAACCGCAGAAGACAATATCAGACTTAAAAGAGTGATGGATAGAGACTCCAAAACTTACCGTGAAGTGGAAACCGTAATGAATAATCAAATGCCTGAAAAGGACAAGATAAAATTAGCTGATTACGTTATTTACAACAACACTAATTTGGATGATCTAAAGGAGCAGACTGAAAGAATTATTTTTGAAATTGAATAA
- a CDS encoding fibronectin type III domain-containing protein yields MKKISIFLVLLLGLMSLGFVSKAYAQATLPYNQDFTAANDFTFVNGTLPNKWVYGTAAGNTGGSIYVSNDNGATNNYTNTVTSTTFAYREFTIPAGTTIATLAFDWRAYGNDSTWDRMRVYLAPSTFTPTAGTEMAPSATIFQLGADFEMQTAWQTYTNTNVNLTSFAGSTVKLIFQWKNDGIIGTSPAAAVDNINFLIPTCVVPSNVAVNGVGQDGAVLSWNSPTPTPGNGFAYYLTTTNTPPNAGTPPTATTTGTSVNLATTLTPNTTYYWWVKSVCSPTDSSLWVAGPTFTTTQIPAILPYTQPFTGPNDFGFVNGTQNNKWHYGTAAGNPANAIYISNDNGVSNTYSTSTSTTNVSHAYRDFAIPAGTPATSPAILSFDWKAVGEGTTTQWDYFRVWIVPSSFTPTAGTQITAGANRVQLGQFNQQSTWQNYLNAAVNLAPYAGSSMRLVFEWRNDTGGGTQTPAAIDNINLQIPTCKVPTALTLTSVVANGATISWTATVPAPGIGYAYYVSTTNTPPTNATVPTGTTTGTSVNLAPTLVPNTTYYWWVKSVCSATDSSLWMTGPTFTTTQIPGTLPYTQNFTGPNDFGFVNGNQENKWYYGAAAGNPANAIYISNDNGVTNIYSTSTTTTNVSHAYRDLAVPAGTTAASPAILTFDWRAFGEGTTWDYLRVWLVPASFQPVAGTQITAGTGRVQIGQFNQQATWQNYINTNVNLTAYAGATMRLVFEWRNDTGGGTQPPAAVDNINLLIPTCKVPTALAVAGVVSNGATISWTGTTPVPAQGYAYYISTTNTPPTQATAPTGTTTATTVNLAPTLVPNTTYYWWVKARCSATDHSLWIPGPSFSTTQIPANLPYIQPFTGPNDFGFINGAQVNRWHYGSATGNAANSIYISNDNGVTNAYNTSTSATVVSHAYRDIAIPAGTTIASFSFDWKAQGESSFDYLRVWLVPSSLMPVAGTQITAGTNRVQIGQYNQQGTTWQTYSNANLNLAAYAGQVMRLVFEWRNDTGGGTQPPAAVDNINIKVCSNVTPVVTVTAASITHNSATITWPQDTGGADYVIRYRPVGTTQWLPTAGPINVPAIPGVTQSYTFASTLSPVTLYEVEVAAVCNGNIGLYSHNEFTTKCDPTPPNVVISNVTATSALVTWNPLVLAASYELRWRVVGTPGWFTPTGGTPQPPLNSYTLPNLTSFTTYEVQVRSKCNAATIENPWSNPQVFTTVRVCEIPPPGLTITTLTPTSAEVVWDAFTGAGATGSYILKYRKVGIPSWTTINVNTNTYTLTGLLELTKYEMQVANVCSGTPGNFTPPYYFTTPTVVYCQMTATTPSEYFINKVTVKPTGKPEMVNEDLTGGTYSDFTAIPAKYIELIQGSTGNQITVDKTVGTSPTGVAVWIDFNRNGSFDLNERIMADGPNINPSVSATFSVPADAFVSMTDYKYVRMRVAMSKDGIPVNCLNFQNGEVEDYTVRISKPGVANALNQTDILIYPNPVSTVLNVKNISKKANYKIYSAAGQVVSSGLILNNKIDVSKLINGVYVIDIEDAQGTAQKKFIKE; encoded by the coding sequence ATGAAGAAAATTTCTATTTTTTTAGTACTTCTTCTTGGTTTGATGAGTTTAGGCTTTGTATCCAAAGCTTATGCTCAGGCAACGTTGCCTTATAACCAAGATTTTACTGCAGCAAATGACTTTACATTTGTTAACGGAACTCTGCCTAACAAATGGGTTTACGGAACTGCTGCAGGTAATACAGGAGGTTCAATTTATGTGTCCAATGATAATGGTGCGACTAATAATTATACGAACACTGTTACAAGTACTACTTTTGCTTACCGAGAATTTACTATTCCAGCGGGAACAACAATAGCTACTTTAGCTTTTGATTGGAGAGCCTACGGAAATGATTCTACGTGGGACAGAATGAGAGTATACCTAGCACCCTCTACATTTACACCAACTGCAGGTACAGAAATGGCACCTTCAGCTACAATTTTTCAGTTAGGAGCTGATTTTGAAATGCAAACTGCATGGCAAACTTACACTAATACCAATGTGAACCTTACTTCCTTTGCGGGTAGTACGGTGAAGTTAATTTTTCAATGGAAAAATGACGGTATAATTGGTACAAGTCCGGCAGCAGCTGTTGATAATATCAACTTCTTGATCCCAACATGTGTTGTGCCTTCAAACGTAGCTGTAAACGGTGTAGGACAGGATGGAGCTGTTTTAAGCTGGAATTCACCAACTCCAACTCCGGGGAATGGTTTTGCTTACTATTTAACAACAACCAATACACCTCCTAATGCTGGAACACCTCCTACTGCAACAACGACAGGAACATCAGTAAACTTAGCTACAACTTTGACGCCAAATACAACATATTATTGGTGGGTTAAATCAGTATGCTCACCCACTGATAGTAGTCTTTGGGTAGCGGGACCTACGTTTACGACAACTCAGATCCCGGCTATTTTACCATATACTCAACCATTTACTGGACCAAACGATTTTGGTTTTGTTAATGGTACTCAGAATAATAAGTGGCATTATGGTACTGCTGCCGGAAACCCAGCAAATGCTATTTACATTTCGAATGATAACGGGGTTTCAAATACTTACTCTACAAGTACTTCTACAACGAATGTTTCACATGCATATAGAGACTTCGCTATACCAGCAGGTACTCCTGCTACTTCGCCAGCTATTCTTTCATTTGATTGGAAAGCAGTTGGAGAAGGAACAACCACACAATGGGATTATTTTAGAGTATGGATAGTACCATCATCATTTACACCAACTGCGGGTACACAGATTACTGCTGGAGCTAATAGAGTTCAGCTTGGACAGTTTAATCAGCAAAGTACTTGGCAAAACTATCTTAATGCAGCTGTAAATTTAGCACCGTATGCCGGATCATCAATGCGTTTAGTGTTTGAATGGAGAAACGATACAGGTGGAGGAACACAGACTCCTGCTGCAATTGATAATATTAATCTTCAAATTCCTACTTGTAAAGTTCCTACAGCTTTAACTTTAACAAGTGTGGTTGCAAATGGGGCAACAATCAGCTGGACGGCTACAGTTCCTGCACCAGGGATAGGATATGCTTACTATGTAAGTACAACCAATACACCTCCGACTAATGCTACTGTACCTACGGGAACTACAACAGGAACCTCAGTTAACTTGGCGCCAACTTTGGTACCAAATACAACTTATTATTGGTGGGTTAAGTCCGTTTGTTCTGCAACAGATAGTAGTTTATGGATGACAGGTCCTACATTTACAACTACCCAAATACCAGGAACATTACCATACACTCAAAACTTTACAGGACCAAATGATTTTGGATTTGTAAACGGTAATCAGGAAAACAAATGGTATTATGGAGCCGCAGCGGGTAACCCTGCAAACGCTATTTATATTTCAAATGATAATGGTGTTACGAATATTTACTCAACAAGTACTACTACAACGAATGTATCACATGCATATAGAGATTTAGCTGTTCCGGCTGGAACTACTGCTGCTTCACCTGCCATTCTTACTTTCGATTGGAGAGCTTTTGGAGAAGGAACTACATGGGATTATTTAAGAGTTTGGCTAGTACCTGCATCTTTTCAACCAGTAGCAGGAACACAAATTACGGCTGGTACAGGAAGAGTACAGATTGGTCAGTTTAATCAGCAAGCTACATGGCAGAATTATATCAATACAAATGTAAACTTAACTGCTTACGCAGGAGCTACGATGCGTTTGGTATTTGAATGGAGAAATGACACAGGCGGAGGAACTCAACCTCCTGCTGCCGTTGATAATATTAATTTATTAATTCCGACATGTAAAGTACCTACAGCTTTAGCTGTGGCTGGAGTTGTATCCAACGGTGCAACAATCAGCTGGACGGGTACAACACCTGTGCCAGCGCAAGGTTATGCATATTACATAAGCACAACCAATACGCCACCTACCCAGGCAACTGCTCCTACTGGTACTACAACTGCTACAACTGTTAATTTAGCACCAACGTTGGTGCCAAATACAACTTATTATTGGTGGGTTAAAGCAAGATGTTCTGCTACAGATCATAGCCTTTGGATTCCAGGTCCATCATTCTCAACTACACAGATACCGGCTAATTTACCATATATTCAACCTTTTACAGGTCCTAATGATTTCGGTTTTATTAACGGAGCTCAGGTAAACAGATGGCATTATGGTTCAGCTACAGGTAATGCGGCTAACTCTATTTATATCTCTAATGATAATGGAGTAACGAATGCTTACAATACAAGTACGTCGGCTACTGTTGTTTCACATGCATACAGAGATATTGCTATTCCGGCAGGGACTACTATTGCATCATTCTCTTTTGATTGGAAAGCTCAAGGTGAAAGTTCATTTGATTATTTGAGAGTATGGTTAGTGCCATCAAGTTTAATGCCTGTGGCTGGAACTCAGATTACAGCTGGTACAAATAGAGTTCAAATTGGTCAGTACAATCAGCAAGGTACAACTTGGCAAACTTATTCAAATGCTAACTTAAACTTAGCAGCATATGCAGGTCAAGTGATGCGTTTGGTATTTGAGTGGAGAAATGATACTGGCGGAGGAACACAACCTCCTGCAGCTGTTGATAATATTAATATTAAAGTTTGTAGCAATGTTACACCTGTTGTTACGGTAACAGCAGCTTCAATTACTCATAATTCAGCTACAATTACTTGGCCGCAAGATACAGGTGGTGCAGACTATGTTATAAGATACAGACCAGTAGGAACTACACAATGGTTACCAACTGCAGGTCCTATAAACGTGCCGGCGATTCCGGGAGTTACACAATCTTATACTTTTGCTAGTACCTTATCTCCTGTAACTCTTTACGAAGTAGAAGTTGCAGCGGTTTGTAATGGTAATATAGGTTTGTATTCACATAATGAGTTTACAACTAAATGTGACCCTACACCTCCAAATGTAGTAATTTCTAACGTTACTGCTACATCAGCTTTAGTAACATGGAATCCGCTTGTTTTAGCAGCTTCTTATGAATTAAGATGGAGAGTTGTTGGTACTCCTGGTTGGTTCACTCCTACAGGGGGAACACCTCAACCACCATTAAATAGCTATACACTTCCAAATTTAACTTCATTCACAACTTATGAAGTACAAGTTAGAAGCAAATGTAATGCAGCAACTATTGAAAACCCATGGTCAAACCCTCAGGTATTTACTACGGTAAGAGTTTGCGAAATACCTCCTCCAGGATTGACAATTACTACATTAACACCAACAAGTGCTGAAGTAGTATGGGATGCCTTTACAGGTGCTGGAGCTACAGGAAGTTATATCTTAAAATACAGAAAAGTAGGAATTCCAAGTTGGACGACTATTAATGTTAATACAAATACTTACACATTAACTGGATTATTAGAATTAACTAAATATGAAATGCAGGTAGCAAATGTTTGTAGTGGAACGCCGGGTAACTTTACTCCGCCTTACTACTTTACAACACCGACTGTAGTGTATTGTCAGATGACTGCTACTACACCATCAGAATACTTTATTAATAAAGTTACTGTTAAGCCGACAGGTAAACCAGAAATGGTTAATGAAGATCTTACTGGAGGTACTTATTCTGACTTTACTGCAATTCCTGCGAAGTATATTGAATTAATTCAAGGATCAACAGGTAATCAGATTACAGTTGACAAAACTGTAGGTACTTCTCCAACAGGTGTAGCAGTTTGGATTGACTTCAACAGAAACGGATCTTTCGATTTAAATGAAAGAATCATGGCTGATGGACCAAACATTAACCCTTCAGTATCTGCAACATTCAGTGTACCAGCTGATGCATTTGTAAGTATGACAGATTACAAATATGTAAGAATGAGAGTAGCAATGTCGAAAGATGGAATTCCGGTAAACTGCTTGAACTTCCAAAATGGTGAAGTTGAAGATTATACGGTAAGAATCTCTAAACCAGGCGTTGCAAATGCTCTTAACCAAACGGATATTTTAATTTATCCGAATCCGGTAAGCACAGTTTTAAATGTGAAAAATATCAGCAAAAAAGCGAATTATAAAATTTACAGTGCTGCAGGACAAGTAGTATCAAGCGGATTAATCTTAAACAATAAGATTGATGTAAGCAAATTGATCAACGGAGTTTATGTTATCGACATAGAAGACGCTCAAGGTACTGCTCAGAAGAAATTTATTAAAGAATAA
- the ruvB gene encoding Holliday junction branch migration DNA helicase RuvB has product MPDFLHPDKENYSDDELVQEEKIRPQSFKDFAGQRKTLENLEVFVAAAKNRGGALDHVLLHGPPGLGKTTLSNIIANELGVNCKITSGPVLDKPGSLAGLLTNLEENDVLFIDEIHRLSPIVEEYLYSAMEDYKIDIMLETGPNARSVQISLNPFTLVGATTRSGMLTKPMLARFGIQSRLEYYSIELLSTIIIRSARVLGVTIYEDAAIEIARRSRGTPRIANALLRRVRDFAEIKGNGEIEINITTYALNSLNVDEFGLDEMDNKIMRVMIENFKGKPVGISALATSIAENPETLEEVYEPFLIQEGFIIRTPRGREVTEKAYRHLNIAIPRNPGELF; this is encoded by the coding sequence ATGCCAGATTTTTTACATCCTGATAAGGAAAATTATTCCGATGACGAACTCGTACAGGAAGAAAAAATTCGTCCGCAGAGTTTTAAAGATTTTGCCGGGCAAAGAAAAACTCTAGAAAATCTTGAAGTTTTTGTGGCTGCCGCGAAGAATCGTGGCGGTGCACTCGATCACGTACTTCTGCACGGTCCGCCAGGTTTAGGAAAAACAACTTTATCCAATATTATCGCCAATGAATTGGGAGTAAACTGTAAAATTACTTCGGGTCCTGTATTGGATAAACCTGGAAGTTTAGCTGGATTACTAACCAATTTAGAGGAAAATGATGTCCTTTTTATTGATGAAATTCACAGACTCTCACCGATTGTAGAAGAATACCTTTATTCTGCCATGGAAGATTACAAGATAGACATCATGCTGGAGACCGGTCCGAATGCAAGAAGTGTTCAGATTAGCTTAAATCCTTTCACATTAGTTGGTGCAACGACCAGAAGCGGAATGTTGACAAAACCGATGTTGGCGAGATTCGGGATTCAGAGCAGATTAGAATATTATTCAATTGAATTGCTTTCAACTATTATTATCAGAAGTGCCCGTGTGTTGGGTGTCACCATTTATGAAGATGCGGCGATTGAAATTGCAAGAAGAAGTCGTGGTACACCAAGAATTGCCAATGCGTTGTTAAGAAGAGTTCGTGATTTTGCAGAAATAAAAGGAAACGGCGAAATTGAAATCAATATTACGACTTACGCTTTGAATTCTTTGAATGTAGACGAGTTTGGTTTAGATGAAATGGATAATAAAATCATGCGCGTGATGATTGAAAATTTCAAAGGGAAACCTGTGGGAATTTCTGCTTTAGCAACGTCTATCGCTGAAAACCCTGAAACTTTAGAGGAAGTTTATGAACCATTTTTGATTCAGGAAGGATTTATCATCAGAACACCAAGAGGACGTGAAGTGACGGAAAAAGCATATCGACATTTGAATATTGCGATACCGAGAAATCCGGGAGAATTATTTTAA
- a CDS encoding MBL fold metallo-hydrolase translates to MKLYPIQCGKFKLDGGAMFGVVPKSLWEKTNPADERNLIELGTRSLLIEDGKKLILIDCGLGNKQDDKFFGHYSLWGDDSLDKNLKKYGFVKEDITDVFLTHLHFDHCGGAIEWNDDKTGYRPAFKNAQFWTNENHWQWATEPNAREKASFLKENILPIQESGQLGFLPLPVNGNYGFSPDLKMDVIFVDGHTEKQMLPVIQYQEKTIVFAADLIPTAGHIPQVYVMGYDTRPLLTIEEKAKFLKQCVDNDYLLFFEHDAHNELASLKMTEKGVRLDETFSFNEVFGY, encoded by the coding sequence ATGAAACTATATCCTATCCAATGCGGAAAATTTAAGCTCGACGGCGGAGCCATGTTTGGAGTCGTCCCGAAAAGTCTGTGGGAAAAAACCAATCCGGCAGACGAAAGAAATTTAATTGAATTGGGGACTCGTTCTTTACTCATTGAAGACGGCAAAAAACTGATTCTGATAGACTGCGGTCTCGGAAACAAGCAAGATGACAAATTCTTCGGCCATTATTCTCTTTGGGGTGACGATAGTTTAGATAAAAATTTAAAGAAATACGGTTTTGTAAAAGAAGACATCACTGATGTTTTTTTAACACACCTTCATTTCGACCATTGCGGTGGTGCCATCGAATGGAATGATGATAAAACCGGCTACAGACCCGCATTTAAAAATGCTCAGTTCTGGACGAATGAAAATCATTGGCAATGGGCAACGGAGCCAAACGCAAGAGAAAAGGCAAGCTTTTTAAAGGAGAACATTTTGCCGATTCAGGAAAGCGGGCAGCTGGGATTTTTACCACTTCCAGTTAATGGAAACTACGGCTTCTCACCTGACCTTAAAATGGATGTTATTTTTGTGGATGGTCATACCGAAAAACAAATGCTCCCAGTGATTCAATACCAGGAAAAAACAATTGTTTTTGCAGCCGATTTAATTCCTACCGCAGGACATATTCCGCAAGTTTATGTGATGGGTTATGATACAAGACCATTATTGACCATTGAAGAAAAAGCCAAATTTTTGAAGCAATGTGTAGATAATGATTATTTACTTTTCTTCGAGCATGATGCTCATAACGAATTGGCCAGCCTTAAAATGACTGAAAAAGGAGTGCGTTTAGATGAGACCTTTAGTTTTAATGAAGTTTTTGGTTATTAA
- the hutI gene encoding imidazolonepropionase, which translates to MKLIGPFKQVVTLANLPLRGKLSDEKLEVIADGGILVNDNKIQKAGNFENLKSENQNIEIEAIEGEQIVLPAFVDSHTHICFGGNRANDFAMRNAGKTYLEIAESGGGIWSSVQHTRNASAEELLKTLLERIDILISLGITTIEVKSGYGLDVENELKMLRIIKKAQTQTKATLVPTCLSAHLKPRDFEGDNKAYLDYILAEILPKVKEENLAKRVDIFIEKSAFQPEESKEFLLKTKDLGFEITVHADQFTPGSSRIAVEVGAQSADHLEATIDEDIDFLAQSNTVATALPGASLGLGEKFTPARKLLDAGAILAIASDWNPGSAPMGNLITQASILATYEKLTTAEVLAGMTFRSAFALGLEDRGRLEKDMKADFITYKTDNFQNVLYNQGSLKAESVFIDGIKVK; encoded by the coding sequence ATGAAATTAATTGGACCTTTCAAGCAGGTGGTTACACTTGCAAATCTTCCTTTAAGAGGAAAACTTTCAGACGAGAAACTTGAAGTCATTGCTGATGGAGGAATTTTAGTTAACGATAACAAAATTCAAAAAGCAGGAAACTTTGAAAATTTAAAATCAGAAAATCAAAATATAGAAATTGAAGCAATTGAAGGTGAACAAATCGTTCTTCCGGCTTTTGTAGATTCTCACACCCATATTTGTTTCGGAGGAAATCGCGCCAATGATTTTGCGATGCGAAATGCAGGGAAAACCTATCTTGAAATTGCCGAAAGCGGCGGAGGAATCTGGAGTTCTGTGCAACATACAAGAAATGCTTCTGCAGAAGAATTATTAAAAACTTTATTAGAAAGAATTGATATTTTAATTTCATTAGGAATCACAACCATTGAAGTGAAAAGCGGATATGGTTTGGATGTAGAAAACGAATTAAAAATGCTTCGAATCATCAAAAAAGCACAAACTCAAACTAAGGCAACATTAGTTCCGACTTGTCTGTCTGCACACCTGAAGCCTAGAGATTTTGAGGGAGACAATAAAGCATATTTAGATTATATTTTAGCTGAAATTTTACCCAAAGTAAAAGAAGAAAACCTTGCTAAAAGAGTTGATATTTTCATTGAAAAATCTGCATTTCAACCTGAAGAAAGTAAAGAGTTTTTGCTTAAAACTAAAGACTTAGGTTTTGAGATTACGGTTCATGCAGACCAATTTACTCCAGGCAGCTCAAGAATTGCTGTCGAAGTTGGAGCTCAATCTGCAGATCATTTAGAGGCGACTATTGATGAAGATATTGACTTTTTAGCTCAATCAAATACTGTAGCAACCGCTTTGCCCGGCGCAAGTTTAGGTTTGGGAGAAAAGTTTACACCAGCAAGAAAATTATTGGATGCTGGCGCAATTTTGGCAATAGCTAGTGACTGGAATCCCGGTTCTGCACCGATGGGGAATTTAATTACTCAGGCATCAATTTTAGCAACGTATGAAAAGCTAACTACCGCTGAAGTTTTGGCGGGAATGACTTTCCGCTCAGCATTTGCGCTTGGTCTGGAAGACAGAGGAAGGTTGGAAAAAGATATGAAAGCAGATTTTATAACCTATAAAACAGATAATTTCCAGAATGTATTGTACAATCAGGGAAGTTTAAAAGCTGAAAGTGTTTTTATTGATGGCATAAAAGTAAAATAA